The following are from one region of the Paramagnetospirillum magnetotacticum MS-1 genome:
- a CDS encoding DMT family transporter: MGQTGIYALAVLSALFWAANFNLAGPVLADMAPMTAAAGRFGLAALVMAALVAGRGELGALMGAARKSGGRLALLGVVGIAGFNLLFFDAMRTTSAVNGALIMATNPLLTAVLAAMFLGEQLPGRQIAALPVALAGVSMVILGGVKGDVVFGMGDVEMMGANLSWAIYNVMARRLMPAGSALVNATIPMAAGALVLALAAGLSGAEFAIPGPKAGAALLAMVVFGSVLAYLFWNAAIARMGAGRTALFLNLVPVFAAAIATLGGTPPSPAQLGGGAVVIAAVIISMLPRRPQPCLA, from the coding sequence ATGGGCCAGACAGGTATCTATGCCCTTGCCGTCCTTTCGGCCCTGTTCTGGGCGGCAAACTTCAATCTGGCCGGTCCGGTCCTGGCCGACATGGCGCCCATGACCGCGGCGGCCGGGCGTTTCGGACTGGCGGCGCTGGTCATGGCGGCGCTGGTGGCCGGGCGGGGAGAGTTGGGCGCCTTGATGGGCGCGGCGCGCAAATCGGGCGGGCGGCTGGCCCTTCTGGGCGTGGTCGGCATCGCCGGGTTCAACCTGCTGTTCTTCGACGCCATGCGCACCACCTCGGCGGTTAACGGCGCCCTGATCATGGCCACCAATCCCCTGCTCACCGCCGTTCTGGCGGCGATGTTTCTGGGCGAGCAACTGCCCGGACGCCAGATCGCCGCCTTGCCGGTGGCACTGGCCGGGGTGTCCATGGTCATCCTGGGCGGCGTGAAGGGCGATGTGGTCTTCGGGATGGGCGATGTGGAGATGATGGGCGCCAATCTGTCCTGGGCCATCTACAACGTCATGGCGCGCAGGCTGATGCCCGCGGGCTCGGCCCTGGTCAACGCCACTATTCCCATGGCGGCGGGCGCTCTGGTCCTGGCCCTGGCCGCGGGTTTGAGCGGGGCGGAGTTCGCCATTCCCGGTCCCAAGGCCGGTGCGGCCTTGCTGGCCATGGTGGTGTTCGGCTCGGTTCTGGCCTATCTGTTCTGGAACGCGGCCATCGCCCGCATGGGGGCCGGGCGCACCGCCCTGTTCCTCAATCTGGTGCCGGTCTTCGCCGCCGCCATCGCCACCTTGGGCGGCACGCCGCCCAGCCCGGCCCAGTTGGGAGGTGGTGCCGTGGTGATCGCCGCCGTGATAATCTCCATGCTGCCCCGGCGGCCTCAACCCTGCCTGGCCTGA
- a CDS encoding acyl-CoA thioesterase — protein MTKPDLKDPAIYPHWARETLRYCDTDAQGHINNVAFSVFCETGRVHFLLEPGRPLTPPGTFMVIARLVLDFIGEIHWPGEVRIGTGVTKIGRSSFHLGQGVFVGERCVATADSVLVLADQETRRSTPLPDDLRGKLEGMMISVAV, from the coding sequence ATGACCAAGCCCGATCTCAAAGACCCCGCCATCTATCCCCACTGGGCGCGCGAGACCTTGCGCTATTGCGACACCGACGCCCAGGGGCACATCAACAACGTGGCGTTCTCGGTGTTTTGCGAGACGGGGCGGGTTCACTTCCTGTTGGAGCCCGGGCGGCCGCTGACGCCGCCCGGCACTTTCATGGTTATCGCCCGGCTGGTTCTGGACTTCATCGGCGAGATCCACTGGCCGGGCGAGGTGCGCATCGGCACCGGCGTGACCAAGATCGGCCGCAGCTCGTTCCATCTGGGCCAGGGCGTGTTCGTGGGCGAGCGGTGCGTCGCCACCGCCGATTCGGTGCTGGTTCTGGCCGATCAGGAAACGCGGCGCTCGACCCCATTGCCCGACGATCTTCGCGGAAAGCTCGAAGGGATGATGATCAGCGTTGCCGTCTGA
- the ileS gene encoding isoleucine--tRNA ligase, which produces MSVDYKNTVFLPKTDFPMKGELPKLEPELLARWEKIDLFGRLRATAKGREKFILHDGPPYANGNLHIGHALNKILKDVITRSQQMLGKDADYVPGWDCHGLPIEWKIEEKYRDAGKDKDEIDIVTFREECRQFAAKWIGIQKEEFKRLGITGDWDHPYTTMTNHAESVICAELGKFLLDGSLYKGAKPVLWSVVEKTALAEAEVEYHDHTSITIWVKFPVVSASTPELDGAKVVIWTTTPWTMPGNRAVAYGAAFDYVVVEVESSDSDLAKVGEKLVLCADLAEQVAKDAKCSFKTLHTLKGSALAGTIAHHPLKFHEKAAGGYDFEVPLLAGGFVTTDTGTGFVHIAPGHGEDDWHLGKEHGIAIPDTVQPDGKYFPHVAIFAGMDVLNQGKNGKYYSPVAKPVIEAMSSVGNLLAHGKVEHSYPHSWRSKAPLIFRNTPQWFISMEATGLRAKALQAIADTRFVPDQGRNRIGSMVENRPDWCVSRQRAWGVPITVFVDKKTGQPLRDQAVMDRIVEAFKAEGSDAWFTSPPERFLGPDRDPADYDKVTDILDVWFDSGCTHAFVLEGEEWPRLSWPASLYLEGSDQHRGWFHSSVLESCGTRGRAPYDAVLTHGFVLDEDGRKMSKSLGNVVAPQEVVGSMGADILRLWVVGSDYSDDLRIGPEILKTQVDIYRRLRNTLRYLLGALDGFTEAERVDPKDMPELERWVLHRLSELDVQFRDACNGFQFHGLFTELHNFCAVDLSAFYFDIRKDALYCDAATSLRRRAARTVFDILLDTLAKWLAPFLCFTAEQAWLARHPSEDGSVHLELFPEIPAFWRDDALAAKWAQVREVRKVVTGALEIERREKRIGSSLQANPKVYVERTDQFPDNVDWAEVCITSGLELSFEDFPADAFRIPELPTIAVTARNAEGEKCQRCWKVLPEVGSAKHEGVCHRCSDAVEAG; this is translated from the coding sequence ATGAGCGTCGATTACAAGAACACCGTCTTCCTGCCCAAGACCGATTTCCCCATGAAGGGCGAACTGCCCAAGCTGGAGCCCGAATTGCTGGCCCGCTGGGAGAAGATCGATCTGTTCGGGCGTTTGCGCGCTACCGCCAAGGGCCGGGAAAAGTTCATCCTTCACGACGGCCCGCCCTATGCCAACGGCAATCTCCATATCGGCCATGCGCTGAACAAGATCTTGAAGGACGTGATCACCCGGTCCCAGCAGATGCTGGGCAAAGACGCTGATTACGTGCCGGGCTGGGACTGCCACGGCCTGCCCATCGAGTGGAAGATCGAGGAAAAGTACCGCGACGCGGGCAAGGACAAGGACGAGATCGACATCGTCACCTTCCGCGAGGAATGCCGCCAGTTCGCCGCCAAGTGGATTGGAATCCAAAAGGAAGAGTTCAAGCGCCTCGGCATCACCGGCGATTGGGATCATCCCTATACCACCATGACCAACCACGCCGAATCGGTGATCTGCGCCGAGTTGGGCAAGTTCCTGCTGGACGGCTCTCTTTATAAAGGGGCCAAGCCGGTTCTGTGGTCGGTGGTGGAAAAGACCGCGCTCGCCGAGGCCGAGGTGGAGTATCACGACCACACCTCCATCACCATCTGGGTCAAGTTCCCGGTGGTGAGCGCCAGCACTCCCGAGCTGGACGGCGCCAAGGTGGTGATCTGGACCACCACGCCCTGGACCATGCCGGGCAACCGCGCCGTGGCCTATGGCGCCGCGTTCGACTATGTGGTGGTCGAGGTGGAAAGCTCGGACTCCGATCTGGCCAAGGTCGGGGAAAAGCTGGTGCTGTGCGCCGATCTGGCGGAGCAGGTGGCCAAGGATGCCAAGTGCAGCTTCAAGACCCTGCACACCCTGAAGGGCTCGGCCCTGGCCGGGACCATCGCCCATCATCCGCTCAAGTTCCACGAGAAGGCGGCGGGCGGCTATGACTTCGAGGTGCCGCTGCTGGCCGGTGGTTTCGTTACCACCGATACCGGCACCGGCTTCGTCCATATCGCACCGGGCCATGGCGAGGACGACTGGCATCTGGGCAAGGAACACGGCATCGCCATTCCCGACACCGTGCAGCCCGACGGCAAGTACTTCCCCCATGTGGCGATCTTCGCCGGGATGGACGTGCTGAACCAGGGCAAGAACGGCAAGTACTATTCCCCCGTCGCCAAGCCGGTGATCGAGGCCATGAGTTCGGTGGGCAATCTGCTGGCCCATGGCAAGGTGGAGCATTCCTACCCCCATTCCTGGCGCTCCAAGGCGCCACTGATCTTCCGCAACACGCCTCAGTGGTTCATCTCCATGGAGGCAACGGGTCTGCGGGCCAAAGCGCTCCAGGCCATTGCCGACACCCGTTTCGTGCCCGATCAGGGCCGCAACCGCATCGGCTCCATGGTGGAAAACCGCCCCGACTGGTGCGTGTCGCGCCAGCGCGCCTGGGGCGTGCCCATCACCGTCTTCGTGGACAAGAAGACCGGCCAGCCGCTGCGCGATCAGGCCGTCATGGACCGCATCGTCGAGGCCTTCAAGGCGGAAGGCTCGGACGCCTGGTTCACCAGCCCGCCCGAACGCTTCCTGGGACCGGACCGTGATCCGGCCGATTACGATAAGGTCACCGATATCTTGGACGTGTGGTTCGATTCGGGCTGCACCCATGCCTTCGTGCTGGAGGGCGAGGAATGGCCACGTCTGTCCTGGCCCGCGTCTCTCTATCTGGAAGGCTCGGACCAGCATCGCGGCTGGTTCCATTCCAGCGTGCTGGAATCCTGCGGCACGCGCGGGCGCGCGCCCTATGACGCGGTGCTGACCCATGGCTTCGTCCTCGACGAGGATGGCCGCAAGATGAGCAAGTCGCTGGGCAATGTGGTCGCACCCCAGGAAGTGGTGGGCAGTATGGGCGCCGATATCTTGCGCCTGTGGGTGGTGGGCTCGGACTATTCCGACGATCTGCGCATCGGGCCGGAGATCCTGAAGACCCAGGTGGACATCTACCGCCGCCTGCGCAACACGCTGCGCTATCTGCTGGGCGCGCTCGACGGCTTTACCGAGGCAGAGCGGGTGGACCCCAAGGACATGCCCGAGCTGGAGCGTTGGGTGCTGCATCGCCTGAGCGAACTGGACGTGCAGTTCAGGGATGCCTGCAACGGCTTCCAGTTCCACGGCCTGTTCACCGAGTTGCACAATTTCTGCGCCGTGGATCTGTCGGCCTTCTACTTCGATATCAGGAAGGACGCGCTGTATTGCGACGCGGCGACCAGCCTTCGCCGCCGCGCGGCGCGCACCGTGTTCGACATTCTGCTCGATACCCTGGCCAAGTGGCTGGCGCCCTTCCTGTGCTTTACCGCCGAACAGGCGTGGCTGGCTCGTCATCCCTCCGAGGACGGTTCGGTCCATCTGGAACTGTTCCCCGAGATTCCCGCCTTCTGGCGCGACGACGCCCTGGCCGCCAAATGGGCCCAGGTCCGCGAAGTGCGCAAGGTGGTCACCGGCGCGCTGGAGATCGAACGGCGCGAAAAGCGCATCGGCTCGAGCCTGCAGGCCAACCCCAAGGTCTATGTGGAGCGCACAGACCAGTTCCCCGACAATGTGGATTGGGCGGAAGTCTGCATCACCTCGGGCCTGGAACTATCCTTCGAGGATTTTCCCGCAGACGCCTTCCGCATTCCCGAACTTCCGACCATCGCCGTGACGGCCCGCAACGCCGAGGGTGAAAAGTGCCAGCGTTGCTGGAAGGTCCTGCCCGAGGTGGGGTCCGCCAAGCACGAGGGCGTCTGCCATCGCTGTTCCGACGCGGTGGAGGCGGGGTAA
- the lspA gene encoding signal peptidase II, with product MHLSNALPRGLSIAGLIIFLDQLSKYWIVEKVMRPEGMDGTPFHSATRIELAPFFDLVMAWNRGVSFGLGNNGGEWNALILSALAMVICAGMIFWLAKAESLLIQVALGGIIGGALGNVVDRARFGAVADFLDFHLAGYHWPAFNLADSAITVGAVFLIFDSLFAGRDSSKN from the coding sequence ATGCATCTGTCCAATGCTCTGCCCCGGGGGCTTTCCATCGCGGGCCTGATCATCTTTCTCGACCAGTTGTCCAAATACTGGATCGTCGAAAAGGTGATGCGCCCGGAAGGCATGGACGGCACGCCATTCCATTCCGCCACCCGCATCGAATTGGCGCCGTTCTTCGATCTGGTGATGGCCTGGAACCGGGGGGTGAGCTTCGGCCTGGGCAATAACGGCGGCGAGTGGAACGCCCTGATCCTGTCGGCTCTGGCCATGGTGATCTGCGCGGGCATGATCTTCTGGTTGGCCAAGGCAGAGAGCCTGCTGATCCAGGTGGCGCTGGGCGGAATCATCGGGGGCGCCTTGGGCAATGTCGTCGATCGCGCCCGTTTCGGGGCAGTCGCCGACTTTCTGGACTTTCATCTGGCGGGCTATCACTGGCCCGCTTTCAACCTGGCGGATTCGGCCATTACGGTGGGCGCTGTTTTTCTCATCTTCGACTCCTTGTTTGCCGGACGGGATTCGTCTAAGAATTAG
- a CDS encoding DUF3035 domain-containing protein — MKTYRRTTARLIALAALLAPVVLSACTDVKRSLGYEKAPPDEFQVVQRAPLAMPPEFSLRPPQPGAVRPQEGVTRDQARQILVGGRMATPISTEGRTGGDIALMKRVGADSIQPDIRVLVNKETQALADADKSFQDRIMFWRKAEPPGSAVDASKETQRLRENQALGKSVSEGETPQVQRRKRAWLEGIFN, encoded by the coding sequence ATGAAGACCTATCGCCGCACCACCGCCCGTCTCATCGCCCTGGCCGCCTTGCTGGCGCCGGTGGTGTTGTCCGCCTGCACCGACGTCAAGCGCTCGCTTGGCTATGAGAAGGCGCCGCCGGATGAGTTCCAGGTCGTGCAGCGCGCACCCCTGGCCATGCCGCCGGAATTCTCTCTGCGTCCGCCGCAGCCCGGCGCCGTCAGGCCCCAGGAAGGCGTGACGCGCGATCAGGCCCGCCAGATCCTGGTGGGCGGCCGTATGGCGACTCCCATCTCCACCGAGGGACGCACCGGCGGCGATATCGCCCTGATGAAGCGGGTCGGCGCCGATTCCATCCAGCCCGATATCCGCGTCCTGGTGAACAAGGAAACCCAGGCTCTGGCCGATGCGGATAAGAGCTTCCAGGACCGCATCATGTTCTGGCGCAAGGCCGAACCGCCGGGCTCCGCCGTGGACGCCTCCAAGGAGACCCAGCGCCTGCGCGAAAATCAGGCCTTGGGCAAGTCGGTGTCCGAGGGCGAGACCCCCCAGGTCCAGCGCCGCAAGCGCGCCTGGTTGGAAGGCATCTTCAACTAG
- a CDS encoding bifunctional riboflavin kinase/FAD synthetase, producing the protein MRLIRHCGELSPDHRGCVVALGNFDGVHLGHQAVILTARRMAQELGVAHAVMTFEPHPRTLFNPDQAAFRLTPFRVKARLIEALGTDFLYQQHFDRDFAAMTALEFVGDVLVGCLKVSHVVVGYDYVFGKGRLGTGAFLQKCGEESGFGVTVVPPAMADHGETYSSTAVREHLVAGRPDCAARLLGHYWEVEGRVEHGDARGRLLGFPTANLRLGEYQRPAGGVYAVRAGIDKGGATVWHDGVANFGRRPTFDKTDELMEVHLLDFNEDLYGRHLRVALVEHIRPERKFGGLDELTHQITADVEAGRRILAARRFSAAAGPMVPVALPFESPS; encoded by the coding sequence ATGCGCCTGATCCGGCATTGCGGCGAACTATCCCCCGACCACCGCGGTTGCGTGGTGGCGTTGGGGAATTTCGACGGCGTCCATCTCGGCCATCAGGCGGTGATCCTGACGGCGCGGCGCATGGCCCAGGAGCTGGGCGTGGCCCATGCGGTCATGACCTTCGAGCCTCATCCGCGCACACTGTTCAATCCTGATCAGGCCGCCTTCCGTCTGACGCCCTTTCGCGTCAAGGCCCGCCTGATCGAGGCGTTGGGCACCGACTTCTTGTACCAACAGCATTTCGACCGCGATTTCGCCGCCATGACGGCCCTGGAATTCGTGGGCGACGTTCTGGTCGGTTGCCTCAAGGTCAGCCATGTGGTGGTGGGCTACGACTATGTGTTCGGCAAGGGCCGCCTGGGCACCGGCGCCTTCTTGCAAAAATGCGGCGAGGAATCGGGCTTTGGCGTCACCGTGGTGCCGCCCGCCATGGCCGATCATGGCGAGACCTATTCCTCCACCGCCGTGCGCGAGCATCTGGTGGCCGGGCGTCCCGATTGCGCCGCCCGTTTGCTGGGCCATTACTGGGAGGTGGAGGGCCGCGTCGAGCATGGTGATGCCCGCGGCCGCCTGTTGGGCTTTCCCACCGCCAATCTGCGCCTGGGCGAGTATCAGCGCCCGGCGGGCGGCGTCTATGCGGTGCGCGCCGGAATCGACAAGGGTGGCGCCACGGTCTGGCATGACGGCGTCGCCAATTTCGGCCGCCGCCCCACCTTCGACAAGACCGACGAATTGATGGAGGTCCACCTGCTGGACTTCAACGAGGATCTTTATGGCCGCCACCTGCGGGTGGCGCTGGTCGAGCATATCCGGCCCGAGCGAAAGTTCGGCGGGCTGGACGAACTGACCCATCAGATTACCGCCGATGTGGAGGCCGGGCGTCGTATCCTGGCCGCCCGCCGTTTTTCCGCCGCCGCCGGGCCCATGGTGCCCGTCGCCCTGCCCTTTGAGAGCCCGTCATGA
- a CDS encoding M16 family metallopeptidase has translation MLGRIVVVLALLLVSLPAAAVTVEKVTSAKGIEAWLVQDHSNPIIAMEIAFKGGAAHDPAAKSGLAGMMAALLDEGAGPYDSQAFQQILEDKVITLGFNAGRDSFAGHLKTLSENKDAAFDLFRLSLSQPRFDKEPVERIRGQLLAGLMRESQDPGAQASRRLFETAFAGHAYARSPRGAVETVKTIQVADLRALARAQLTRDRLVVAVVGDMTPDELARRLDEVFGALPATGTLGEISDVAAHAPAGLSLIPKDNPQTTALFVLPGLRRDDPQWYAAYVVNYILGGGGFASRLTEEVREKRGLAYSVTSYLSPLAHSGMIIGSVATEASRFGESVRLIRQEFRRMHDEGPTEKELADAKTYLNGSFPLSQDSTTAIAALLVQMQVDKLGIDFLDRRAAMIEKVSMDDARHAAKRLLDADALSFVAVGRPVP, from the coding sequence ATGCTTGGCCGTATCGTCGTCGTGCTGGCGCTGCTGTTGGTCAGCCTTCCCGCCGCTGCCGTAACGGTGGAGAAGGTAACCAGCGCCAAGGGAATCGAGGCCTGGCTGGTCCAGGATCATTCCAACCCGATTATCGCCATGGAGATCGCCTTCAAGGGCGGTGCCGCCCATGATCCGGCGGCCAAATCCGGGCTGGCGGGCATGATGGCGGCCCTGCTGGACGAAGGTGCGGGTCCCTATGACTCCCAGGCCTTTCAGCAGATCCTCGAGGACAAGGTCATCACGCTGGGCTTCAATGCCGGGCGGGACTCCTTCGCTGGGCATCTCAAGACATTGTCCGAGAACAAGGACGCCGCCTTCGACCTGTTCCGCCTGTCTCTCTCCCAGCCGCGCTTCGACAAGGAGCCGGTGGAGCGCATCCGGGGTCAGTTGCTGGCTGGCCTGATGCGCGAAAGCCAGGACCCCGGCGCCCAGGCCTCGCGCCGCCTTTTCGAGACTGCTTTTGCCGGTCACGCCTATGCCCGATCGCCGCGGGGCGCGGTCGAGACGGTCAAGACCATCCAGGTGGCCGATCTGCGCGCCCTGGCGCGGGCTCAGCTGACCCGCGACCGGCTGGTGGTGGCGGTGGTCGGTGACATGACGCCGGACGAACTGGCGCGTCGCCTGGACGAGGTGTTCGGTGCCCTTCCCGCCACGGGAACCCTGGGTGAGATCAGTGATGTGGCGGCCCATGCTCCGGCCGGGCTCAGCCTGATCCCCAAGGACAATCCCCAGACCACGGCGCTCTTCGTGCTGCCCGGCCTGCGCCGCGACGATCCCCAATGGTATGCCGCCTATGTGGTGAACTACATCCTGGGCGGCGGCGGCTTCGCGTCGCGCCTGACCGAGGAGGTGCGGGAAAAGCGCGGACTGGCCTATTCCGTCACCTCCTATCTGTCGCCCCTTGCCCATTCCGGCATGATTATCGGTTCGGTGGCCACCGAAGCCTCGCGGTTCGGCGAATCCGTCCGGCTGATCAGGCAAGAGTTCCGCCGCATGCACGACGAAGGGCCGACCGAGAAGGAACTGGCCGACGCCAAGACCTATCTCAACGGCTCGTTTCCTCTAAGCCAGGATTCCACCACGGCCATCGCCGCCCTATTGGTGCAGATGCAGGTGGACAAGCTGGGTATCGACTTCCTGGATCGCCGCGCCGCCATGATCGAAAAGGTCAGCATGGATGACGCGCGCCACGCCGCAAAGCGGCTGCTGGACGCCGACGCCCTGTCCTTCGTGGCGGTGGGAAGGCCGGTGCCGTAG
- a CDS encoding M16 family metallopeptidase: MSPIRMCMLVLGMLLAALPVRAAVFDPVTFTLSNGMQVVVISNHRVPIVNHMVWYKVGAGDEEPGRSGLAHLLEHLMFKGTPSTPPGEFSKIVARNGGRDNAFTSSDYTGYYQDVAADKLELVMRLEADRMRNLVLDEANFRTERDVVLEERRSRTDNNPAALLNEQMEAALYLNSPYHRPIIGWPDEIAALSLDDALAFYRRWYAPNNAILVVAGDVTAEQVRPLAEKYYGVLARAETPARARTEEPPHRAERRVVLKDGRVAQPSWSRLYLAPSLGAGARDLAYPLEVLADLVGEGTTSRLYRTLVVDKGAAAAISADYDPIAVGQTSFRVSAMPRPGVPLEKLEALIEQELARIVKDGFSAEEVERAKSRLRASAAYGRDSLHTGAQTLGQALASGISVDEVEAWPDRITAVTPEQVARAAATVFKPTSSVTGLLLPDLAAAKPGQGRAVMALPDRSTKGVH, from the coding sequence ATGAGCCCTATCCGCATGTGCATGCTTGTCCTGGGCATGCTGCTGGCCGCCCTGCCTGTGCGGGCCGCCGTCTTCGATCCGGTGACCTTCACCCTTTCCAACGGTATGCAGGTGGTGGTGATCTCCAACCACCGGGTGCCCATCGTCAACCATATGGTCTGGTACAAGGTGGGAGCAGGCGACGAGGAGCCGGGCAGAAGCGGTCTGGCCCATCTCTTGGAACATCTGATGTTCAAGGGCACGCCCAGCACGCCGCCGGGCGAGTTCTCCAAGATCGTGGCGCGCAATGGCGGGCGCGACAATGCTTTCACCTCCTCGGACTACACGGGCTATTACCAGGATGTCGCGGCCGACAAGCTGGAACTGGTGATGCGCCTGGAAGCCGACCGCATGCGCAATCTGGTGCTGGACGAGGCCAATTTCCGCACCGAGCGCGATGTGGTGCTGGAGGAGCGCCGCTCGCGCACCGACAACAATCCCGCCGCGCTTCTCAACGAGCAGATGGAAGCGGCGCTCTACCTCAACTCGCCCTATCACCGTCCCATCATCGGCTGGCCCGACGAGATCGCCGCTCTCAGCCTGGACGACGCCCTGGCCTTCTATCGCCGCTGGTATGCCCCCAACAACGCCATTCTGGTGGTGGCCGGCGATGTGACGGCCGAGCAGGTGCGTCCCCTGGCCGAGAAATATTACGGTGTCCTGGCACGGGCCGAAACGCCTGCGCGCGCGCGGACCGAGGAGCCGCCCCATCGGGCCGAGCGCCGCGTCGTCTTGAAGGATGGCCGTGTCGCCCAGCCGTCCTGGAGCCGCCTCTATCTCGCCCCCAGCCTGGGGGCGGGGGCGCGCGATCTGGCTTATCCCCTGGAAGTGCTGGCCGATCTGGTGGGCGAGGGCACCACGTCGCGGCTGTACCGGACTCTGGTGGTGGACAAGGGCGCCGCCGCCGCCATCAGCGCCGATTACGACCCCATCGCGGTGGGACAAACCAGCTTCCGGGTGTCGGCCATGCCACGCCCCGGCGTTCCTCTGGAAAAACTGGAGGCCCTGATCGAGCAGGAACTGGCCCGCATCGTCAAGGACGGCTTCTCCGCCGAGGAGGTCGAGCGCGCCAAATCCCGTCTGCGGGCCAGCGCCGCCTATGGCCGCGATTCCCTTCATACCGGGGCTCAGACCCTGGGCCAGGCTCTGGCGTCGGGCATCTCGGTGGATGAAGTGGAGGCCTGGCCCGACCGCATCACAGCCGTGACGCCGGAACAGGTGGCCAGGGCCGCAGCCACCGTCTTCAAGCCCACCTCGTCGGTGACCGGTCTGCTGCTGCCCGACCTTGCCGCCGCCAAGCCGGGACAGGGCCGCGCCGTGATGGCCTTGCCCGACCGTTCGACCAAGGGAGTGCACTGA
- the phaR gene encoding polyhydroxyalkanoate synthesis repressor PhaR — MSESQTSAKAPITIKKYANRRLYNTATSSYVTLDHLSQMVKDGDDFVVYDAKTGEDITRSVLTQIIVEEESKGGQNLLPISFLRQLIGFYGDSLGGLVPRYLEYSMQAFSHNEQQMRDYMRNALEGMFPFGPFEDMGKKNMAFMESAMKMFSPFYPHGADGSSPKVEDLQASVSALQKQIDQLTKKK, encoded by the coding sequence ATGTCAGAGTCCCAGACCTCCGCCAAGGCCCCGATCACGATCAAGAAATACGCCAATCGCCGTCTGTACAACACGGCGACCAGCAGCTATGTCACCCTGGACCACCTGTCCCAGATGGTGAAGGACGGTGACGATTTCGTGGTCTACGACGCCAAGACCGGCGAGGATATCACCCGCTCGGTTCTGACCCAGATCATCGTCGAAGAAGAATCCAAGGGTGGACAGAACCTGCTGCCCATCAGCTTCCTGCGCCAGTTGATCGGCTTTTACGGCGATTCCCTGGGCGGGCTGGTGCCGCGCTACCTGGAATATTCCATGCAGGCCTTCTCCCATAACGAACAGCAGATGCGCGACTATATGCGCAACGCGCTGGAAGGGATGTTCCCCTTCGGCCCGTTCGAGGACATGGGCAAGAAGAACATGGCCTTCATGGAAAGCGCCATGAAGATGTTCTCGCCCTTCTATCCCCATGGCGCCGACGGCTCCTCGCCCAAGGTCGAGGATCTGCAGGCCAGCGTTTCCGCCCTGCAAAAGCAGATCGATCAGCTGACCAAGAAGAAGTAG
- a CDS encoding MaoC family dehydratase, whose protein sequence is MSGESLNGMYFEELSVGQSAIFAKTVTEADIVAFAGVSGDFNPVHINEEFASQTMFKGRIAHGMLSAAFVSTVFGTKLPGPGCIYVSQLLKFKAPVRIGDTVTARVEVTALTPEKKFATFKTTCSVAGKIVMDGEATLMVPSKG, encoded by the coding sequence ATGAGCGGCGAGTCGCTGAACGGAATGTATTTCGAGGAATTGTCGGTCGGCCAGTCGGCCATCTTCGCCAAGACCGTGACCGAGGCCGACATCGTCGCCTTCGCCGGTGTGTCGGGCGATTTCAACCCGGTCCACATCAATGAGGAATTCGCCTCCCAGACCATGTTCAAGGGCCGCATCGCCCACGGCATGCTGTCGGCGGCTTTCGTCTCCACCGTGTTCGGCACCAAGCTGCCCGGACCGGGCTGCATCTACGTTTCGCAGCTGCTGAAGTTCAAGGCCCCGGTGCGCATCGGCGACACCGTCACCGCCCGCGTCGAGGTCACCGCGCTGACCCCGGAAAAGAAGTTCGCCACCTTCAAGACCACCTGTTCGGTGGCCGGCAAGATCGTCATGGATGGCGAAGCCACCCTGATGGTGCCCTCCAAGGGCTGA